The Thalassolituus oleivorans MIL-1 genome includes the window TTAACTTAGCACTTAACACTAAGTCTACCGCCAAGGAAATCCAAGATATTGTGCGAGACAAACTAAAATCACAGAGCCATTGGATGCTGTGGAAGCTTGCGCATATTGGTAAATGGATTGGACACGCCGGCGTTAAACGTATTTATATAAGTTCGAGCAAAAAGAATTTTTTCGCTGGGTCACTCAGTTATCTGGGGAGCTGGCCAATTCCCGATGAAAGAAATTCTGGAGAACGAAAAGACGACGTATTGGCATGCTGTGGTACAGGATCAAAAAATTATCCGATTTCGACGGGTGTTACTGAATGGTATGGAAAGATGTCCATAGCCCTCAAGCTACATCCGTATATCGGCAAAAAGCCCGGTTTAACTAAACATTGCCTCGAGCAATGGCAAAAGAATTTAACGGACAGTAACTAAGCATGAAAATATTACGAACTCTTACGTTGGTGATTATCGTATTACTTATCGGCGGCGGCGCTGGTTACTACTTTTACACCAATGCACCCAAACCAGTAGTCACCGAAAAATCGGTCATTGTACCGCAAGTGCCCTATATCGAAGTGGAGATTGCTAGCCAGTCGATTCCGGTATACACCCGAGGAAGAGTGACGGCCGCAAAGGTACACAAAGTGGCTAGCTCTGTGTCGGCTTTAGTTGTGAATGTTAGCGACTCATTAGTAAAGGGCGCTTTCGTTAACAAAGGCGATATCTTAGTTGAACTTGATGAGTCCCATATCATCCTCGATATTGCGCAACAGCAAGCGACTTTAGATCAAGTGAAACTAAAACTCGAAGAAGTTGAAGCCAATGCGCGAGTAGCAAAACGCCAAACAGGTAAGAACGCGTCGGAATACGCTCGCTTTGTTCCGCAATTGCGTTATGCCAATAGCCAAGTTGCTGCAGCACAAGCGGCATTGGATTATGCCTATAAGCAATTAGAAGAAACAAAAATTCGCGCGCCAATTGATGGCAAAGTGATCGAATCCTATGTGCATCAAGGAGATTTACTACAAGCATCTGCTCCGGTTGCTGTTATCTACAGCATGAACCAAGCGGAAATTCGTTTGCCGATCAACGACCAACAACTCGACATTATCGGCTTTAAAGATCAGCTCAGTTCGGAGCAGGGTCCACGTTTCACTCCTGAAGTAAAATTAGGCAGCTACCAAGATGATGGCGAATGGACTGGGTATATCGTCCGTAAAGACGGAGAGCGCGGTCAAAACCAATTAATGTATGTTGTCGCTCAGGTCAATGCTGACTCTATGATTAATGCCTCTGGTAAGTCGTTACTACCTGGATCGTTTGTTGAAGCCGAAATTAAAGGAAGAGTGATCGACGATCTGCGCATTTTGCCTCGCGAAGTTCTGCAACCAGGTAACATCATTTGGTTGCTGGATGACGATAATCGCCTCCATTCACAAGAAGTGGCTGTGATATATCGTGGTCGCGATCAAGTCTATATCGATACTCTACTACCCAAAGGTACTCGTGTTGTATCTGGTGGTTTCCATCGCTTGGCCGAAGGCACGCGCGTTATCCCTATTAGCCAATCCAGCAATAAAAATAACTGAGGTAGATCTATCGTATGAAATCCTCAATTAGCTGGTTTGCCAACAACCCAGTTGCAGCCAACCTATGCATGATTTGTATTTTGGTTTTAGGTTTCTTGTCGATACCTGAAACACGCAAAGAGTTGCTGCCTAACGTCTCCTTAGAGCGTATTAGCATCCAAAGCAAGCTACCTGGCGCTTCAGTTGAAACCGTTGAGTCGAGTATCTGCCGTCCTATTGAAAATCGTATTTATGACATTCAAGGGACTATTGACCTTACCTCTTATGCTTACGAGGGAATTTGCTCAATCACCCTTGATGTTGACGAAGGCTTTGTTACTAAAGAAATCGTCGATGAAGTAAAGAGTCGCCTAGAAGCAAAAGATCTATTACCAAAAGAAGCAACAACACCTGACGTTGTCGAGCTAACGGTAAGAAACCGCGTTGCTAAATTAATCCTTAGCGGCCCTGTTAGTTATTCCGTGTTAACGGCTTCCGCGCGGCAATTACGCACCGACTTACTTGAGTTTAGTGCGGTTAGTATTGTCGAACTCGAAGATATGAAAAAGTCGGAAATCCGCATCAGCATTCCCGCTTTTAATTTGCAGAAATATCAAATCAGCTTTGATGAAATCAGCGCAATGATTCAAAAGCAGTCGGGTTTTTTACCCGGAGGCATGCTACAAACAAGCGAAGGCGACGTACTCATAACCAGTGACGCCTATCGAGATTCTAGTGAAAGCTATGCCAATATTGTCATAGCCGCCGACCCAGATGGCGGCGAAGTTCGCCTTGGCGATATCGCCGACATTATCGACAACCGTTTTAGCAATCAGCCCCAAGCTTCCTTTGATCGTCAACCAGCTGTGTCCATCGATGTATTCCGTGTTGGCAACCAAAACATTACCGACATTTCTGATGTAATTCACAACCACTTAGCCGACAGTAATTTACCGCAAAACGTAAAAGTATATGTATGGCAAGATGAATCGAAAAATTTCCAAAGCCGCGTAGACCTATTAGTAAGCAACGCATTTAGTGGTCTTGTACTGCTCTTTATCGTTTTATTATTATTTTTAAGCGCGCGCTTATCTTTTTGGGTGAGTCTAGGTATTCCAATCGCCTTCCTTGGGACTATCTTTATTCTTCCGGTGTTCGATGTATCGATTAACATTGTATCGTTGTTCGCATTTATCCTTGTACTCGGTATTGTTGTCGACGATGCAGTGGTTGTCGGCGAATCTATCCATCTACAAAATCAAAAAGGCTTGTATGGCACTGAAGGCGCACTACAGGGCGTGTTCGAAGTCTATAAGCCGATCTTTTTCGCAGTTGCCACGACCGTTGTCGCCTTTTTGCCATTAGTGAGTTTACCCGGACCTGAAGGGAAGCTAATGCGAGCCATCCCTATCGTTGTGATCGGCACGCTCATATTCTCGTTAATAGAATCTTTGTACATTCTTCCGGCGCACTTATCCGGCACGCACAAGAATGAGAAGCCGGGCAATAAGGTATTAACAGCGATTCAAAATGTTTTCTCGGTTTTTCTAGATACATTAATAAAATGGGTTTACACCCCAGTATTGACTGTATGCTTGCGCAATAAAGGGCTCGTAGTGCTGACCTTTACCGTCGTTTTCGCATTGTTCATGGTGTTGCTAAGCCAAGGCTGGATTAAAACCGCTTTATTTGCCGCCATTGAAGGCGACGTCGTAGTTGCTAATGTTGCCTTTCCTGAAGGATCGCCGCGTGAAAAAACCGAAAAAGCGTTAAGACACTTAATTGCTGCAGCGGATCAAGTTCAAGCTGAATACGAAGCTAAAGACGCCAGCGCAATTGAACATATTTACTCAGTTGTTGCACCAAAGAATACTTTTACCTCTTACAGCGTAGATAAAAGTATGGATCATAAAGGTCAGGTCATTATTGAACTGCCCTCTTCAGAGACTCGAACCTATAGTGGTCAGGATGTATTGGCCCGCTGGCGCGAACTCGCTGGCGATATTCAAGACACCACCAGTTTGCAGTACAGCGCGAGCTTAAATCCGACCAATCCTGATATTCAAATTGAATTCTCTGGTTACGACATCGATGACTTGATGAGTGCGGCGAATCAGCTGGCTGAAAAACTTCGCGAATACGACGGTACTTTCGATATTCATACCTCGCAAGAAGAAGAGAAGCAGGAAGCTGAAATTAAACTCAAAGACAACGCCGTTGCACTTGGGTTAACTCTTGAGAGCGTGATCCGCCAGATCAACCGCGCCTTCCAAGGCAATGTCGTACAACGTATTCAAACCCAAGATGACGAAGTGGAAGTCTGGGTTGGCTTGCCGAAAAATGAACGTTCTTCGCCTTGGTATTTAGAAAACATGCATATCGAATATGCACCGGGACAATATGTTAGCTTGTCGACCATTGCTGCTATTGAGTATCGTCCGTCTAAAACTCACATTAAACGCTATGACCGTAAACGCGTTATTTCGGTAAGTGCATTCGTTAACCCAGCGCAGAATTCAGTGAAAAACATTCAAACTGATTTGGCGACCAATTACCTCGATGGCTTAGTGAAAAACATGCCCGGTATTAAGTGGGATGTTGGCGGCTACCAGCGTGCAGTCACATTGTTTTTAGATATATTAATGAAGTACTACCTGTTCGCCATTTTAGCTATGTATTTAATGATGGCAGTTTTGTTTTCCTCATATAGTCAGCCGCTACTGGTCTTGTATGCGATCCCATTTGGACTTCTTGGTTCGGTTACCGGTCATATCCTGCTCGACTTAGACTTAACCCTATGGTCATTCGTAGGAATGGTGGCCGTTAGCGGGGTGGTGGTAAACGATAACTTGGTACTGATTGATTACATCAACACCCAGCGCGCTAAAGGTGAGAATGTGTTTGTCTCGGTGTGCGAAGCCGGTCGTGTTCGTTTCCGCCCCATTATGTTGACATCACTTACCACCTTCGTTGGCTTGGCCCCGCTGATATCTGAAACCAGTGTGCAGGCACAGTTTTTAATTCCAATGGCGGTGTCGTTAGCTTTTGGTGTGGTATTCGCCACCCTCATTAGTTTGCTGTTAGTGCCAGCAACTTACTTAATGATGGTTGAATGGCAAACAACCCTGTTACGTCTGTTTAAACAAACACCGAAAGGTAGCTCTGAAGATCCCGTTGAAGCGGCTTACCAACGCGGTTTTGAACAAGGTACTCGAAATGCTCGTAAGGCGGTATGTCCGTATAAAGATGACGTTCTTAGCTCTAGCTGGGAAGCTGGCTTAAACGACGCACGAAACCTTTAAAACTAAAAAGGCCGCGTATGAGAGAATGCAAAAATCTCCTACGCGGCCTTATTAAATATTTATCCACCCCATTTTTGCTTTAAGCAATTATTCTTCTACGGGCAAGTCTTGCTGCGACTGCCAATTAACCCGCTGCCAGTAACCAATTTCGTTAATCAAAATAGCCGTTAATATATACATGGCTAAATACAAGACATAAGCAGCGCTCATCCATATCATCCCCTCAATCAAGCGGGCGACAGCATCGACGTTAAGTAACACATAGACGGCAACGATTTTACTCACGTTAGCCCCAACCAAAGCCAACCACCACAACGGCAGCAACCAAGAATCTGGGACAAAGTTGTGATGCTCAGGAGCCGATCTATGGCGCATAGACGCAAGGGTGCGCAATGCTAAAAAGATACAGCTCAGCATGCGCATAAAAATAATAAGAGTATTTTTTAGGGTATGCGGCTTCTCGTCGTATAGGCAGACTAAATTGCGCACCGCATAGAAGAGCCAGTAGCCAAAGAATATACCGAGCACTCCGGTCAGGCTGATTTGCGTAATACGAATCAGGCTATCTAGGGCAATACGACTTTGCAACTCAGTATCTAATTGCGTGATTATGTCAGTCGCAGTCAGCCCATGAAGTTGTTGCAAGGTCATAAAACCATGAATAAAACCGGCAACACACAGTATTCCTGGTATTGCCATTACCCCCATAATGACACGATTCAAAAGATGTAAATCGTAGAAAGGGTATCGCTTGTAGGCCATTATAATACTTATCCTTTTAGGCTATCGTCGATCACTATGCTGAAACTGCACTTACCAATTAATGGTAATTGTCTCAGCACGTCGCAAAAGCACAAGGATAATTCATGCCGTTAATGGCTCAACTGCCACATTTCAGCATAATCAGCGCGTAATATTCATTACTATCGGTCCAAATATTCGTACACTCAAACCCACAAGACCCTGCCATATCAATCAAGTGCTCTAACCGATATTTGTAAGAGTTTTCGGTGTGAATTGTTTCACCACTGCGTAAAGCGATAGTGTTACCGGCAATATTAACCATCTGATCGATGGAGCTCACGAGGTGCATTTCAACACGAGAGAGAAGATGATTGACAACAATTTTGTGTTCGAAACGATCTTCGTTAAATTGACCATCTAAGGTGCGATTTAGGTGACGTAAGACATTCTTATTAAATGCGGCAGTAACACCTTGAGAGTCATCGTAAGCGGCTTGCAAAATCGATTCATCTTTTAGTAAATCGACACCCAATAGAAAATAGCCGCCGTCATCTAAGGTCGAACGTACACGACATAAAAAATCACTGGCTTGTTCTGGGGTGAAGTTGCCCATACTCGACCCGGGGAAAAAGGCCATTTTAGTACCGGCATTTAACAGCTGATCCGGCAATGCGATGTCTTGAGAATAGTCGACACAAGCCGCGTAAATATTGAGCCATTCGTAGTCGTCGAGGAGGCGTGAAGCAGATGCGATTAAAAACTCGCGACTAATATCCATAGGTACATAACACTGTGGACGCAAGGCTTCGAGCAGTAAGCGAATTTTAATACTCGCACCACTGCCATATTCCAACAAAACCGAGCCGCGTCCGATAATTTCGGCAATTTCATCAGCGTATTCACGTAATAAACCGATTTCGGTCCGAGTCAGGTAATACTCAGGAAGATGCGTAATTTCTTCGAATAAACGTGAACCACGTTCGTCATAGAAATATTTTGCCGGTAAGGTTTTCTGACTAGAATTTAAGCCAGCTAATACCTCTGAACGAATATCAGCCGGAGCAGGTAAATCATCAAAAATTTGTAATGCCTGACGTTCCATGGTCATCCTCTTTTATTGAAGGTCCGTAATAATTGCTGCGTTAACTAAAAACGCGCTAAACGAATGCCGGTAAATTGCCAGCGCTCATGGGGATAAAAGAAATTGCGATACGAAGCTCGAGCATGAGCAACAGGTGTCAGGCAAGATGCCCCGCGCAACACCATTTGATTGCACATAAACTTGCCGTTGTACTCGCCAACAGCACCGGCGGCAGGTTTGTACTTGGGATAAGCTTGATAAGTACTACTGGTCCACTGCCAAGTTTCACCAAAGAGCTGTTGTAGAGATTGATCGTTCACAGCACCTTGGGGATACCAATAAGCCGACTCTTGAAACCCACCAACAACCGCTTGCTTCGACGCCACTAACTCCCACTCAGCTTCTGTAGGTAAACGAGCACCCGCCCAACGCGCGTAGGCATCTGCTTCATAAAAGCTCACGTGCGTCACCGGATTATCTAATGCCAGTGGCTGGTCGCCATGCAAACTAAAACGACGCCAGCCATCATGTGTCTCACGCCAATATAAAGGCGCTTCAATAGCATTTTGTTGCACCCAAGCCCAGCCATCCGCTAACCATAAATCCGGACGTTGATAGCCATCATCTGCCATAAACTCTAGATACTCACGGGTCGTAATTAAGCGATTAGCGATCGCTCCATCACTGACTAAAACCGAATGTCGCGGCCCTTCGTTATCAAACGAGAAAGCATTACCTTGATAACCAATACTGTGAATACCACCTCCAAATTCGTGCCAGCTTATTTTTTGGTGGGTAAATTTGGTCTCATTCATTGGCGCTGCATAGGCTGGCGCAAGCGGGTTCACAGACCAACAATACTGAAGATCAGTAAGTAACAATTCTTGGTGTTGTTGCTCGTGATTAAGACCCAGTTCAATTAAGGGCCAGAGGCTAGTATCCGCCAATAGAGCCTGCATCGCTTCATCAACCCAGAGACGATAGCGCAGTACTTCACCTAGCGAAGGACGCGACAGCAAGCCGCGCTTATCGCGAGGGAATGGTTTGCCTATGCCGTTGTAATAGCTATTAAAAAGCTGTTCAAACAGGGGATTGAAAGGACGATAACCTTTCAGATTGGGCAGTAGAATGAAGGTCTCAAAGAACCAAGAAGTGTGGGCTAGATGCCACTTCGCGGGGCTTGTAAAAGCCGCCGCTTGCAACTCATGATCGGCAGGCTCCAACGGCGCACATAACGCCAATGTTGTCTGCCTAATTGCGTGATAGGTATGCGATGGATCGTTCATGATGCTCTCTGGTCAATCGGTCGTTATTAACCCTGACCTCTGAGAGCACACAGTGCAAGTCTTAGTCGGTTAATTTTCTCTAGGTTCAAGACAAGCGCGCGCACGCATCGCCATGTCATCTAAGAACCGAGCGTAGCCATCTTTTGTCACAGAAATATGACTACCTAACGGATCAAGTTCTGCTCGATTCACTGGCAAATCACCGACGACAGAATCCACCAGAGCGGGTGTATATTCAGGTTCACTGAACACACATACGACTTCGCCATTAGCTAGCTGGTCACGCATAGCTTGCAGGGTCCGAATGCCCGGTTTTTGTTCAGGCGACAAGGTAAAGGCCCCCAATTGCAATAGACCTCGCTCACTAACCCAGTGGTCGTAAGCGCGGTGAAATACGAAAAAGCCTCGCTGTTGTAAGCCCTGTAATTGCTCCTCACTGAATTGTACGGAGGCAGCCACACTCTGCGCGAACTCAGAGTTGTCATGCCCTAACAATGCCGCCAGATCCGCTTGAGCTCCCAAAGCAATCGCCGTCGAAAACCAAACATGAGGATCGTCACTTTGCCCCTCTTGGCGATAAGTGGCTAAGTTAATCCAATGTTTGTCGGGCCAACGTTTAGCAAAACCACGCAAATAGGGTTCAGCCTCTGGACCGGCCCAAAAAATAATATCGGCATTTTGCAATCGGTCGATATCGGACGGGCGCAAGCTAAAGTCGTGCGGCGTCATACCCGCTGGCACTAGCACTTCAAGCTGCTCTAGAGGAACCGTCGATGCCGCAATTAAGGCTAACGGATGCAGTGTTGCCAGCACATTTAATGGTTTGGGCGCACTCATGGCGGGAAATGTTAGGGTAGATAAAACAACTAAACCCAACAAATAACGCAAATTCTTCATTGTCTCGCAGCCTAGGTATCGTAGAATTGCTACATTATAACCTAAGGTTTACGTCATGACTTCTACTGTCTACGCACCGCATGATCATCACACCTGTATAACTGCAGCCTTGGCTAATGCGAAGACCTTGTGTGAGTCACGTGGCGCACGTCTCACACCAGTGCGTCGACGCGTATTAGAGTTAGTCTGGCAAAACCACAAACCTACAGGCGCTTACGAGCTGTTGCCACAATTAGCCCAAGACGGCTTTAATTCGGCACCACCAACAGTCTATCGTGCGTTAGATTTTCTATTAGAGCTTGGGCTGATTCATCGCATTAGTTCGCTCAACGCTTTTATTGGCTGTGCTCATCCGGGTCAGGAACACACCACGGGGTTCTTTATCTGCCGTTTGTGTGGCAATGCACTGGAACTATCACCCGAGCGCATGCAAGACGTTAACACTCGCCTCGCAGAAGAATTAGGAATTGTTATAGAAGAACAAACAATCGAACTCTCCGGTCTCTGCCCTAGCTGCCAACTTGCCGCTACGACCGCGAAAGAGGACATTGCATGAGCGCCTCATCAGCTGCTGTGAACACGTCTGCGGGGGTCATCTCAGCGCCCTTAATTGAAGCGCAAAACCTGCGCTTAGCCTTACGCCAAAAAGTCGTGCTTGATGATATATCGCTAAAAATTGAGCCCGGTAAAATCATTACCTTAATCGGCCCCAATGGCTGCGGTAAATCTACTTTAATTCGCGTATTACTAGGCTTAACGAAAGCCGATAGTGGACGCGTATTACAACGCCCTGATTTACGCATAGGGTATATGCCGCAACGCTTGGCACTAGATGAGCGCATGCCTCTAACCGTCGGTGGTTTTTTACGTCTAGCGCGTGGCGCTAAAAAAGACCAAATCCGCTATTGGCAAGAACGTTTAGGTATCAAAGCTCTGGAACAGCAATCCGTTCACAATCTCTCTGGTGGTGAATGGCAACGGGTATTATTGGCACGTGCTCTATTGCTGAAACCGCAACTACTGGTACTCGACGAGCCGGTACAAGGTGTCGATGTGCAAGGCCAGTTAGAGTTATACCAACTGATTCCTACTTTACGCGATGAGTTAGGTTGCGCAGTGTTAATGGTGTCTCACGATTTGCATTTGGTGATGGCTGCTACCGATGAGGTGATTTGCCTGAATGGCCATGTTTGTTGTTCTGGCCATCCTGATAGTGTCTCGCTCGACCCTGCTTACTTGCAGCTGTTTGGTAGGCGCGAAGCGCCAATCGCCCATTACACTCATCATCACGATCATGCGCATTGCATTGATGGTCATGTCGAACCGGCGAATACCTTATCGGTTGATCATGAACACCACCAGCACTGCAATCATCACTCAGGATCTAACTCATGATGGACTTCACCACACCTTGGTGGACGATGCCGTTACTGGCCGGGATTTTATTGGCTGCCACCACTGGGCCGCTCGGTAGCTTTGTGGTTTGGCGACGCATGGCATTTTTTGGCGATACTCTCGCCCACGGTGCATTATTAGGTATCACCCTAGGCGTTCTCACCGATATTAATCTAACCTTGGCGTTGATTATTGGCTCGGTATCATTAGCCTTAGTACTGCTGCCACTGCAGCGCGGCTCGCGCTTATCGTCTGATACTTTGCTGGGGATAGTTTCCCACGGCACCCTAGCAGTCGGCCTGGTTGCGCTTAGTCTAACAGATGGTATTCGAGTCGATTTAATGGGTTATTTGTTCGGTGATTTACTCGCGGTCGAAAGCCAACATACCCTATGGCTCTTGCTGGCCGCCATCAGTACTGGGCTGTTATTGCTCTGGCAATGGCGCGCACTATTGGCTGTCACGGTTAGCCCTGAATTGGCCAGCATTGATGGTCATCCAGTGCAGCGTTTGAATTTACTGTTGGTATTGATGCTGGCAATCGTTGTTGCCCTAGCAATGAAAATCGTCGGTATTTTACTGATTAGTGCGCTACTCATTATTCCGGCAGCCGCCGCGCGTAGCTTTGCTCGCACACCGGAGCAAATGGTGGGCTTATCGAGTGTTGCTGGCGTAATTTCAGTGCTACTCGGTATGTGGGCATCTTTTCGTTGGGATACCCCCGCAGGCCCCAGTATCGTGGTTGCCGCGATGCTCTTATTCTTAGCGAGTATTCCTGTAGGCCGCTTACAAGCAGCGCGCTAATATCTAACGCGGCATACTAACGAGCTGTTGTATAATGCTCGTTAGTCTTTGCGGATCTAACGGTGGTTCGATATACCCTCGATACTGCCCTGCGGGATCTATCAATACGATATTGGCCGAATGATCCATCAAATACGCTAAGTCACCATCACGTTCGACACGCGCAAAAAATGCATTCACTTCCGTTGCTAACGTTTTAAGCGCCGCAGGGTTGCCCGTTAATGCCATAAAGCTGGGATTAAAATACCCCATGTAAGGTGCCATCGACGCCGGTGTATCACGCTCGGGGTCAACACTCACCAACACCACGTTCAGTTGTGCCTGCACATCCAACGGTAAGCGCTTCCAAGTTCTACTTAAATTTGCCAAGGTCATTGGGCAAACATCTGGACAGTAGGTGTAGCCAAAGAAGAGCAAACTCCAGCTTCCTGACAATTCGCTAAGATGAAATGAGTTACCGGTTTGAGCAATAAACTGGCCGTCAGAAATAGGAATTCCGCGGCTAAAAATACGCACGCCATCAATACCAACGGCTGAAGGACCATTCAGCCGCGCTAACGCCCCACCAGTAATCATTGCAGACACTAACAATAAAAAGAGTATTGAAGCGAAAATACGCTGTGTTGCGTTCAACATCTGGATGCCTCTGATTGAGATGTGGGATTGAGATGCGAGATTGAGATTACCAATGTTCGTATTGCTGTTATTGTACCAGCCATGACGTCTGCCCACTCTGCTAATAACCCCGCAATTGAGCCGCTAACTGCGACACAAGGTCGCATCCTCGCACTGGCTTGGCCAATTATGCTCAGCAACATTACAGTGCCACTACTCGGCTTAGTAGATACCGCAATACTGGGGCATCTTGAGGATGTTACTTACCTCGGTGCGGTCGCCATCGGTAGCCAGTTGTTTACCTTTATGCTGTGGAGTTTTGGCTTTTTACGCACACACTAAGGTAGAAAACATTGACTGACACACTAATGTCCACAAGAGTGTTGACATGCGTGTCCAATATAATGGTGCCCGTCGACATGAATCGACCCAAAATAATATACATCCAACGCCTTTACAGACTCGACGGCAAGCTCGTTGCCAGCCCCGGAGGGGTTCCTACAATCGAGTGGACGAACAGAGTTCTTCACTGGAATAGCGATCAGCAAAAATTTGAAGAGACTAACGATTTGATGATTGAGCGATTCCCAATCATCTACAGGAATGGTGAGCCATGGGATCTCGGCAACCTTTACCTCTACCGTTGGTGGTTGAAGTTCGCAGAATCCAGCCCTCGCTCAATCGTAACGCTAGATCGAAAAGCAAAGAACCTACTCTCATACTTGCACTTCATTGACGAACATAAGACTGACGATCTGCCACTCGATATTTTTTACGCCCCACCTCTCAGCAGGAAGAACCAACGAGTCACGTATATCTACAAGTCATATCTCACGGGGCTGTTCGAGCAGAAACAGAACACTCTTAAGACGGTTAAGCAAAAAGCCGCAGAGGTCGCAGCGTTCTATATGTTTCTGAACGACAACAAACTAACCCCTCCAGGTGAAGAGATACAAGATCGCTTTTACACACTCAAACAGCACAAGGTAATGATTAAGGGTGGCAGACAGTTCCCTGTGACCTATTCGGATATCCATATAACAAAGGCCTCTGTTGAAGAGGAACAGTTCGATCTCATACTGGGCGAAGAAGGCGGTGTGCGCCCACTATCAGAAACAGAGGTGGAGTGGGTTCTTGAGGGCATTGAAGCCATAGGTAACCGTCAGATGCAACTGATGGTCTGGTTGGCTTTATACACCGGGGCCAGAAAACAAACCATCTGCACGATGAGCGTTGAAGCGATAAAGAAGGCTTACGAGTCATCAAGAGAAACCAAAGAAGCGAGAATCCCCGTTGGGCCAACGACTGGCGTTGATACGAAGCACGGCGTTCAGTACGTTCTTAAAGCACCGAGCTCGTTGGTTGCACAGGTCTACGAATGGGTAAAGTACTCAGAGATATACAAAGCAAGGAAATCACAAAGCTTCTACGGCGACTCATCTTCGAACTATGTTTTTTTGACAAAGTTTGGCAGTCCATTTTACACCGCGAATCGACACGTACAGGACGCTGCCAACCCTAACTATTCAATGACGCTAAAGAGGAGCGAGCGGGGAAAGGCAGGCCACCATGTAGGAGGCTCGATAAACGACTTCGTAAACCAAAAGCTAATTCCATGGATCAAACAGAATAAAGACCCACAATACAAAGGGTTTAAATTCCATGACCTTAGAGCCACGCGAGGTATGCGATTCGTACGAAAAGCCAAAGCATTGGGAGGCATGTCAGACACAGAGATCATCACTCACGTTAAAGGTCTTCTCGGCCATAAGCATGAGTCAACAACGATGATCTATCTGAAGTATGACGAATTCGTTCAAGAACAAAAGAAAAAGAACGAAGCCGTTCACAAAGCCATGTACGGCGAAAACTTCCCTTGGGACAACTTTGATGAATGAGTTCTTCGACTTGTTTAACGACCGGCCCGAGCAATACAGTCAGTTTGAAGCGGCATCGCTCTCACTCTCTGAACTGGGCAGAATTAGATTCAATTTCAAAAGCAGCAGCCAAAATTACAAGCAGATTTATGCTGGACGAGTGCTGTTTAACGTGCGCAACATTGCTTCTATCAAGACCAGAACCAAATGCTCCCCCACTTCACTGGATAGCTGGGACATCGACTTTTCGAGCTATATAAATCATCGGAAAATCTACTTAATTAGACTTATTGATTCCTTCCTCGATGGAACCGCAAAACGAGGATCTATTACATATCAATTAAACTTTATCGACTGGGCAGATAATCGCTACGAACGTGACAAGCTTTTCTTCGACA containing:
- the egtD gene encoding L-histidine N(alpha)-methyltransferase codes for the protein MERQALQIFDDLPAPADIRSEVLAGLNSSQKTLPAKYFYDERGSRLFEEITHLPEYYLTRTEIGLLREYADEIAEIIGRGSVLLEYGSGASIKIRLLLEALRPQCYVPMDISREFLIASASRLLDDYEWLNIYAACVDYSQDIALPDQLLNAGTKMAFFPGSSMGNFTPEQASDFLCRVRSTLDDGGYFLLGVDLLKDESILQAAYDDSQGVTAAFNKNVLRHLNRTLDGQFNEDRFEHKIVVNHLLSRVEMHLVSSIDQMVNIAGNTIALRSGETIHTENSYKYRLEHLIDMAGSCGFECTNIWTDSNEYYALIMLKCGS
- a CDS encoding ribosome modulation factor; the encoded protein is MKSSISWFANNPVAANLCMICILVLGFLSIPETRKELLPNVSLERISIQSKLPGASVETVESSICRPIENRIYDIQGTIDLTSYAYEGICSITLDVDEGFVTKEIVDEVKSRLEAKDLLPKEATTPDVVELTVRNRVAKLILSGPVSYSVLTASARQLRTDLLEFSAVSIVELEDMKKSEIRISIPAFNLQKYQISFDEISAMIQKQSGFLPGGMLQTSEGDVLITSDAYRDSSESYANIVIAADPDGGEVRLGDIADIIDNRFSNQPQASFDRQPAVSIDVFRVGNQNITDISDVIHNHLADSNLPQNVKVYVWQDESKNFQSRVDLLVSNAFSGLVLLFIVLLLFLSARLSFWVSLGIPIAFLGTIFILPVFDVSINIVSLFAFILVLGIVVDDAVVVGESIHLQNQKGLYGTEGALQGVFEVYKPIFFAVATTVVAFLPLVSLPGPEGKLMRAIPIVVIGTLIFSLIESLYILPAHLSGTHKNEKPGNKVLTAIQNVFSVFLDTLIKWVYTPVLTVCLRNKGLVVLTFTVVFALFMVLLSQGWIKTALFAAIEGDVVVANVAFPEGSPREKTEKALRHLIAAADQVQAEYEAKDASAIEHIYSVVAPKNTFTSYSVDKSMDHKGQVIIELPSSETRTYSGQDVLARWRELAGDIQDTTSLQYSASLNPTNPDIQIEFSGYDIDDLMSAANQLAEKLREYDGTFDIHTSQEEEKQEAEIKLKDNAVALGLTLESVIRQINRAFQGNVVQRIQTQDDEVEVWVGLPKNERSSPWYLENMHIEYAPGQYVSLSTIAAIEYRPSKTHIKRYDRKRVISVSAFVNPAQNSVKNIQTDLATNYLDGLVKNMPGIKWDVGGYQRAVTLFLDILMKYYLFAILAMYLMMAVLFSSYSQPLLVLYAIPFGLLGSVTGHILLDLDLTLWSFVGMVAVSGVVVNDNLVLIDYINTQRAKGENVFVSVCEAGRVRFRPIMLTSLTTFVGLAPLISETSVQAQFLIPMAVSLAFGVVFATLISLLLVPATYLMMVEWQTTLLRLFKQTPKGSSEDPVEAAYQRGFEQGTRNARKAVCPYKDDVLSSSWEAGLNDARNL
- a CDS encoding efflux RND transporter periplasmic adaptor subunit, coding for MKILRTLTLVIIVLLIGGGAGYYFYTNAPKPVVTEKSVIVPQVPYIEVEIASQSIPVYTRGRVTAAKVHKVASSVSALVVNVSDSLVKGAFVNKGDILVELDESHIILDIAQQQATLDQVKLKLEEVEANARVAKRQTGKNASEYARFVPQLRYANSQVAAAQAALDYAYKQLEETKIRAPIDGKVIESYVHQGDLLQASAPVAVIYSMNQAEIRLPINDQQLDIIGFKDQLSSEQGPRFTPEVKLGSYQDDGEWTGYIVRKDGERGQNQLMYVVAQVNADSMINASGKSLLPGSFVEAEIKGRVIDDLRILPREVLQPGNIIWLLDDDNRLHSQEVAVIYRGRDQVYIDTLLPKGTRVVSGGFHRLAEGTRVIPISQSSNKNN
- a CDS encoding DUF4328 domain-containing protein — protein: MAYKRYPFYDLHLLNRVIMGVMAIPGILCVAGFIHGFMTLQQLHGLTATDIITQLDTELQSRIALDSLIRITQISLTGVLGIFFGYWLFYAVRNLVCLYDEKPHTLKNTLIIFMRMLSCIFLALRTLASMRHRSAPEHHNFVPDSWLLPLWWLALVGANVSKIVAVYVLLNVDAVARLIEGMIWMSAAYVLYLAMYILTAILINEIGYWQRVNWQSQQDLPVEE